A single region of the Nicotiana sylvestris chromosome 6, ASM39365v2, whole genome shotgun sequence genome encodes:
- the LOC138871369 gene encoding uncharacterized protein, producing the protein MEERMQKFLNKVQAYLHDSESEIKRSDSGVVVQLLHSVLDDWRNEFIEYIRHGNLLEDPKASRSLRTKAARCCLVDGQLYTRSFQRPLALCLGASEADYMMREVHEGVCGNHLGTDSLVLKLVKVGYYWPHMEQDAKAFVQKCDKCQRHAQFVHQLAILLHLVVSPWPFMK; encoded by the exons ATGGAAGAGCGCATGCAGAAATTCTTGAACAAGGTTCAAGCTTACTTACATGATTCAGAGAGTG AGATAAAAAGATCTGATTCTGGTGTTGTAGTCCAATTGTTGCATTCGGTGTTGGAT GACTGGAGGAACGAGTTCATTGAATATATCAGACATGGTAatttacttgaagacccaaaaGCATCCCGGTCATTGCGGACCAAAGCAGCTCGCTGTTGTCTTGTTGATGGACAGTTGTACACAAGGTCGTTCCAAAGACCATTGGCTCTGTGTTTAGGGGCCTCAGAGGCTGATTATATGATGAGAGAAGTTCATGAAGGGGTTTGCGGGAATCATTTAGGTACAGACTCATTGGTTCTCAAGTTAGTCAAGGTTGGCTACTATTGGCCTCATATGGAACAAGATGCTAAAGCATTTGTACAAAAGTGCGACAAATGTCAACGCCATGCACAGTTTGTGCATCAGTTAGCGATACTTTTGCATTTAGTGGTGtctccatggccattcatgaaatga